The following coding sequences are from one Buchnera aphidicola (Nippolachnus piri) window:
- the ftsH gene encoding ATP-dependent zinc metalloprotease FtsH: MLWSFITIILMSIFHNINFQKSKIDINHYSEFLSEVTNNEIKKVCINGRKIEVVKKNNNRYITFLPMYDANLLNILLKKKIKIVGIISKKPNIFFTIFVSWFPMFLLICVWIFFMKKMKLGGGKGILSFGKSKAKMLAKNEIKITFSDVAGCDEAKEEVSELVEYLKEPKRFQKLGGKIPKGILMVGPPGTGKTLLAKAIAGEAKVPFFTISGSDFVEMFVGVGASRVRNMFENSRKYAPCIIFIDEIDAVGRQRGSGLGGGHDEREQTLNQILVEMDGFEGNEGIILIAATNRPDVLDPALLRPGRFDRQVVVSLPDIRGREEILKLHIKKIPLSKDVKLRILARGTPGFSGADLANLVNEAALLAARFNNIVVSMDEFEKAKDKITMGIERRSLVMTDLQKESTAYHEAGHVIIGQLVPEHDAVHKVTIIPRGRALGVTLFLPERDILSYSRQKLESKISTLYGGRLAEEIIYGSKNISTGSSNDIKMATDLARNMVTKWGFSNRLGPLLYHKENNEIFLGKSVTKFNNLSNETTHIIDEEIKLLIDINYQRARKILEKNLDILHAMKNALLKYETIDSKQIQELMLRKLVSAPKGWKD; this comes from the coding sequence ATGTTATGGTCTTTTATAACTATTATTTTAATGTCAATATTTCATAATATAAATTTTCAAAAATCTAAAATAGATATAAATCATTATTCTGAATTTTTATCAGAAGTTACAAATAATGAAATTAAAAAAGTATGTATTAATGGTCGAAAAATAGAAGTTGTTAAAAAAAATAATAATAGATATATAACTTTTTTACCTATGTATGATGCAAATTTATTAAATATTTTATTAAAAAAGAAAATTAAAATTGTTGGAATAATTTCTAAAAAACCTAATATTTTTTTTACTATTTTCGTGTCTTGGTTTCCAATGTTTTTATTAATATGTGTTTGGATTTTTTTTATGAAAAAAATGAAATTAGGAGGAGGAAAAGGAATTTTATCTTTTGGAAAAAGTAAAGCAAAAATGTTAGCAAAAAATGAAATTAAAATTACTTTTTCTGATGTAGCTGGTTGTGATGAAGCTAAAGAAGAAGTATCTGAGTTAGTAGAATATTTAAAAGAACCTAAACGTTTTCAGAAGTTAGGAGGGAAAATTCCTAAAGGAATTTTAATGGTAGGACCTCCAGGTACCGGAAAAACTTTATTGGCAAAAGCTATTGCAGGTGAAGCAAAAGTTCCTTTTTTTACAATTTCTGGTTCTGATTTTGTAGAAATGTTTGTTGGTGTAGGAGCTTCGCGAGTTCGTAATATGTTTGAAAATTCTCGTAAATATGCGCCTTGTATTATTTTTATTGATGAAATAGATGCTGTTGGACGTCAAAGAGGTTCTGGTTTAGGGGGGGGGCATGATGAACGAGAACAAACTTTAAATCAAATTTTAGTTGAAATGGATGGTTTTGAAGGAAATGAAGGGATTATTTTAATAGCAGCAACTAATCGTCCAGATGTATTGGACCCTGCATTGTTAAGACCAGGTAGATTTGATCGTCAAGTTGTTGTTTCTCTACCAGATATTCGAGGTCGAGAAGAAATATTAAAATTACATATTAAAAAAATTCCTCTCTCTAAAGATGTAAAATTGAGAATTTTAGCTCGAGGTACTCCAGGATTTTCAGGTGCAGATTTAGCTAATTTAGTAAATGAGGCTGCTTTGTTAGCTGCTAGATTTAATAATATAGTAGTTTCTATGGATGAATTTGAAAAAGCAAAAGATAAAATTACTATGGGTATTGAAAGAAGATCATTAGTTATGACTGATCTTCAAAAGGAATCTACAGCTTATCATGAAGCGGGACATGTTATTATAGGTCAATTAGTACCTGAACATGATGCGGTACATAAAGTTACTATTATTCCTAGAGGACGGGCTTTGGGTGTTACTTTATTTTTACCTGAAAGAGATATTTTAAGTTATAGTCGTCAAAAACTAGAAAGTAAAATTTCTACTTTATATGGTGGAAGACTTGCAGAAGAAATTATTTACGGTTCAAAAAATATTTCTACTGGTTCTTCTAATGATATTAAAATGGCAACTGATTTAGCGAGGAATATGGTAACTAAATGGGGTTTTTCAAATCGTTTGGGTCCTTTATTATATCATAAAGAAAATAATGAAATTTTTTTAGGAAAATCCGTTACAAAATTTAATAATTTATCTAATGAAACGACTCATATTATAGATGAAGAAATTAAATTATTAATTGATATAAATTATCAACGAGCACGAAAAATTTTAGAAAAAAATTTAGATATTTTGCATGCTATGAAAAATGCATTATTAAAATATGAAACTATTGATTCAAAACAAATACAAGAATTAATGTTAAGAAAATTAGTTAGTGCTCCAAAAGGTTGGAAAGATTAA
- the greA gene encoding transcription elongation factor GreA, which translates to MSNIPMTLKGFLQLKKELSDLKFVKRKKIILAISEARKLGDLKENAEYHAAREEQFFCEGRISEITRKLSKASVIDITKIPYTGIVIFGVTITIMKLCTKKKYSYQIVGDDEANFKKNTISIYSPMARGLIRKKINDVVVINTPLGEIQYKILKIKHIL; encoded by the coding sequence ATTTCAAATATTCCTATGACATTAAAAGGTTTTTTACAATTAAAGAAAGAATTATCAGATTTAAAATTTGTTAAAAGAAAAAAAATTATTTTAGCAATTTCAGAAGCTCGTAAATTAGGAGATTTAAAAGAAAATGCTGAATATCATGCTGCTCGTGAAGAGCAATTTTTTTGTGAAGGAAGAATTTCTGAAATTACTCGTAAATTATCTAAAGCATCAGTGATTGATATTACAAAAATTCCATATACTGGTATTGTAATTTTTGGTGTAACAATTACTATTATGAAATTATGTACAAAAAAAAAATATTCTTATCAAATTGTTGGGGATGATGAAGCTAATTTTAAAAAAAATACAATTTCTATTTATTCACCTATGGCTCGAGGATTAATACGTAAAAAAATTAATGATGTAGTGGTTATTAATACACCTTTAGGGGAAATTCAATATAAAATTTTAAAAATTAAACATATTTTGTAA
- the cgtA gene encoding Obg family GTPase CgtA, translating to MKFIDMAIINVSSGNGGHGCISFRREKYIPKGGPDGGNGGKGGNIWITAISNINTLTDYKNKKNFIACHGKNGKNSQRTGKKGKDILLKVPLGTRIIDFSTKIILIDLIQKKKKFLLVKGGKPGLGNTCFKNSINQTPYFRTLGQKGETKKILLELILIAHVGTIGLPNSGKSTFVQAVSNSKTPINNYPFTTLHPYLGTVFINSKNSFILADIPGILKGASKGIGLGDKFLKHLERCFLLLHIIDINQKNFKKCFKNIKTIHTEIKKFNNILINKKIWLIFNKIDLIKNEEKFFYFFKKIKKKFYNYRTYYISSKKKIGTQRLCQDLNIFFKKKNMFF from the coding sequence ATGAAATTTATTGATATGGCAATTATTAATGTATCTTCAGGAAATGGAGGACATGGATGCATTAGTTTTAGAAGAGAAAAATATATTCCAAAAGGAGGTCCGGATGGTGGAAATGGAGGAAAAGGAGGAAATATTTGGATTACTGCAATTTCTAATATTAACACTTTAACAGATTATAAAAATAAAAAAAATTTTATAGCTTGTCACGGAAAAAATGGTAAAAATTCTCAACGTACTGGAAAAAAAGGAAAAGATATACTGTTAAAAGTTCCATTAGGTACACGTATCATAGATTTTTCTACAAAAATTATTTTAATAGATTTAATTCAAAAAAAAAAAAAATTTTTATTAGTAAAAGGAGGAAAACCGGGATTAGGAAATACATGTTTTAAAAATTCTATTAATCAAACTCCATATTTTCGAACTTTAGGACAAAAAGGAGAAACTAAAAAAATTTTATTAGAATTAATTTTAATAGCACATGTAGGTACAATAGGACTTCCAAATTCTGGAAAATCTACTTTTGTACAAGCAGTCTCAAATTCTAAAACTCCAATTAATAATTATCCTTTTACAACTTTACATCCATATTTAGGAACAGTATTTATTAATTCTAAAAATTCATTTATTTTAGCAGATATTCCAGGAATTTTAAAGGGAGCTTCAAAAGGTATTGGTCTAGGAGACAAATTTTTAAAACATTTAGAAAGATGTTTTCTTTTATTACATATTATTGATATTAATCAAAAAAATTTTAAAAAATGTTTCAAAAATATTAAAACTATTCATACAGAAATAAAAAAATTTAATAATATTTTAATAAATAAAAAAATATGGTTAATTTTTAACAAAATAGATCTTATAAAAAACGAAGAAAAATTTTTTTATTTTTTTAAAAAAATAAAAAAAAAATTTTATAATTATAGAACTTATTATATTTCATCAAAAAAAAAAATAGGCACTCAACGTTTGTGTCAAGATTTAAATATTTTTTTTAAAAAAAAAAATATGTTTTTCTAA
- a CDS encoding RlmE family RNA methyltransferase: MIKRKYSLKSIKWYKNSLKDFFIQKRNQKNLRSRAWFKLQELDNNLKIFKKGMCVIDLGSSPGGWSEYIQKKIGNTGRIIACDRLPMKKIPNVFFILGDIQNTILIEKIVFLLKKKKCDVITSDISPNISGFTIIDNENFFNLCDIVLTISIKLLSKKGYLIFKLFQGVGFQFYIQHIKKYFLIVKIFKLKTSRKKSREVFIVANQRKI; this comes from the coding sequence ATGATTAAAAGAAAATATAGTCTAAAATCAATAAAATGGTATAAAAATTCTTTAAAAGACTTTTTTATTCAAAAAAGAAATCAAAAGAATTTACGTTCTAGAGCGTGGTTTAAATTACAGGAATTAGATAATAATTTAAAAATTTTTAAAAAAGGAATGTGTGTTATAGATTTAGGTTCTTCTCCTGGCGGATGGTCTGAATATATTCAAAAAAAAATAGGTAATACAGGAAGAATTATTGCATGTGATAGATTGCCAATGAAAAAAATACCAAATGTATTTTTTATTTTAGGAGATATTCAAAATACTATTTTAATTGAAAAAATTGTTTTTTTATTAAAAAAAAAAAAATGTGATGTTATAACATCGGATATATCTCCTAATATTAGTGGTTTTACAATTATTGATAATGAAAATTTTTTTAATTTATGTGATATTGTTTTAACAATATCTATAAAATTATTATCTAAAAAAGGATATTTAATTTTTAAATTATTTCAAGGAGTGGGATTTCAATTTTATATACAGCATATTAAAAAATATTTTTTAATAGTTAAAATTTTTAAACTTAAAACTTCACGAAAAAAATCGCGAGAAGTTTTTATTGTGGCTAATCAACGAAAAATTTAA
- a CDS encoding BolA family transcriptional regulator, producing MNTQHTKIKKLLKKKLSLKKIIIKGFEKNIEIIAIGEIFLNLKTVQREKIIYFPLMKYFQNNDIHSICIQTYTLQEWKKYKKNHYL from the coding sequence ATGAATACACAACATACAAAAATTAAAAAATTATTAAAAAAAAAATTATCTTTAAAAAAAATTATCATAAAAGGTTTTGAAAAAAATATTGAAATTATAGCGATAGGAGAAATTTTTTTAAATTTAAAAACAGTACAAAGAGAAAAAATTATTTATTTTCCATTAATGAAATATTTTCAAAATAATGATATACATTCAATTTGTATACAAACATATACATTACAAGAATGGAAAAAATATAAAAAAAATCATTATCTATAA
- the rpmA gene encoding 50S ribosomal protein L27 has product MAHKKAGGSTRNGRDSKSKRLGIKKYGGEFVKAGNILIKQRGTKFHAGKNVKCGKDHTLFALINGIVKFQKKGIPQKKYIHIMKKF; this is encoded by the coding sequence ATGGCACACAAAAAAGCTGGCGGATCTACAAGAAATGGACGTGATTCTAAATCTAAAAGATTAGGTATTAAAAAATATGGAGGTGAATTCGTTAAAGCAGGAAATATTCTTATAAAACAAAGAGGTACTAAATTCCATGCTGGAAAAAATGTTAAATGCGGGAAAGATCACACTTTATTTGCTCTTATAAATGGAATCGTAAAATTTCAAAAAAAAGGAATTCCTCAAAAAAAATATATACATATTATGAAAAAATTTTAA
- the infB gene encoding translation initiation factor IF-2: MALKDKKSDRSSVIKEKKNHKFLGVKSKTEFFKKKSVNINSAKKKNKNIVIKRQSIQKNLKNIKFRKYFKKNEKKYLSQQEKKNIQINRKIKNCFLVHSALRQVFKKPIKNINKIVNIGFFITISDLADKMSIKKEKVLKTIKKIGLNNSIKNVLDQETAQLIAEEMGYKVILHADNKLELSLLKERDFILKKNLQERSPIITIMGHVDHGKTSLLDKIRTTNLVKKEFGGITQHIGAYLLKTKNGNITFIDTPGHAAFTAMRARGAKLTDIIILVVAADDGVMPQTIEAIKHSKFFNVPVIVAINKIDKIESNIKKIKKDLLKYSIVSEDFGGNNIFVNLSAKTGVGISDLLQAIYLQAEILELKVSHTGMASGVILESFLDKGYGPAASLIVTEGCLQKNDVFICGFEYGKIRVIQDENRKEILKAGPSMPIIIYGFSGLPKTGDVFLIVKNEKKARNVALYRRFKDREERFLNVKRKNIENLFKNIKKDVNTTLNIILKTDTHGSLEAILDSLIGLSNSYFTLNIISSGVGAITETDASLCMTSHSILLGFNVRADISAKRLIDSEKLDLRYYSIIYNLIDDIKLCLKGLLKPLKKQKIIGLAEVRSIFKSPKFGLIAGCIVLQGVVKKTNPIRILRDNIVIYEGYLESLRRFKEDVIEVRTNIECGIGIKNYHKIQIRDQIEVFKIFS, encoded by the coding sequence GTGGCGTTAAAAGATAAAAAATCTGATAGAAGTTCAGTAATTAAAGAAAAAAAAAATCACAAATTTTTAGGTGTTAAAAGTAAAACAGAATTTTTTAAAAAAAAATCTGTAAATATTAATAGTGCAAAGAAGAAAAATAAAAATATTGTTATTAAGCGTCAAAGTATTCAAAAAAACTTAAAGAATATTAAATTTCGTAAATATTTTAAAAAAAACGAAAAAAAATATTTATCTCAACAAGAAAAAAAAAATATTCAGATTAATCGTAAAATAAAAAATTGTTTTTTAGTACATTCGGCTTTGAGACAAGTTTTTAAAAAACCTATAAAAAATATTAATAAAATTGTAAATATAGGATTTTTTATTACTATCTCTGATCTAGCAGATAAAATGTCTATTAAAAAAGAAAAGGTTTTAAAGACTATAAAGAAAATAGGTCTTAATAATTCCATTAAAAATGTTTTAGATCAAGAAACTGCACAGTTAATAGCAGAAGAAATGGGATATAAAGTAATATTACATGCAGATAATAAATTAGAATTATCATTATTAAAAGAGCGTGATTTTATATTGAAAAAAAATCTTCAAGAACGCTCTCCTATTATTACTATTATGGGGCATGTAGATCATGGAAAAACTTCATTATTGGATAAAATTCGTACTACAAATTTAGTTAAAAAAGAATTTGGAGGAATTACTCAACATATTGGGGCTTATTTATTAAAAACAAAAAATGGAAATATTACATTTATAGATACTCCTGGACATGCAGCGTTTACTGCTATGAGAGCTCGAGGTGCTAAGCTTACTGATATTATTATATTAGTAGTAGCTGCTGATGATGGAGTTATGCCTCAAACTATTGAAGCTATTAAACATTCTAAATTTTTTAATGTTCCAGTTATTGTTGCTATTAATAAAATTGATAAAATAGAAAGTAATATTAAAAAAATTAAAAAAGATTTATTAAAATATTCGATTGTTTCAGAAGATTTTGGTGGAAATAATATTTTTGTTAATTTGTCAGCTAAAACTGGAGTTGGTATTTCAGATTTATTACAAGCTATTTACTTACAGGCTGAAATTTTAGAATTAAAGGTTTCTCATACAGGAATGGCTTCTGGGGTAATTTTAGAATCTTTTTTAGACAAAGGATACGGTCCTGCTGCATCTTTAATAGTTACTGAAGGATGTTTACAAAAAAATGATGTTTTTATTTGTGGATTTGAATATGGTAAGATTCGAGTCATACAAGATGAAAATCGAAAAGAAATTTTAAAAGCCGGACCATCAATGCCTATAATAATATATGGATTTTCAGGATTACCAAAAACTGGAGATGTTTTTTTAATTGTTAAAAATGAAAAAAAAGCGCGTAATGTTGCTTTATATCGTAGATTTAAGGATCGTGAAGAAAGATTTTTAAATGTCAAGCGTAAAAATATAGAAAATTTATTTAAAAATATTAAAAAAGATGTTAATACAACATTAAATATTATTTTAAAAACAGATACTCATGGTTCTTTAGAAGCAATTTTAGATTCTTTAATAGGATTATCAAATTCTTATTTTACACTTAATATAATATCTTCTGGAGTAGGAGCTATTACAGAAACTGATGCTTCTTTATGTATGACGTCTCATTCTATTTTATTAGGATTTAATGTACGAGCAGATATTTCAGCAAAACGTTTAATAGATTCAGAAAAATTAGATTTAAGATATTATTCTATTATTTATAATTTAATAGATGATATAAAATTATGTTTAAAGGGTTTATTAAAACCTCTTAAAAAACAAAAAATTATAGGATTAGCTGAAGTTCGAAGTATTTTTAAATCTCCTAAATTTGGTTTAATAGCTGGATGTATAGTTCTTCAAGGTGTTGTAAAAAAAACAAATCCTATACGTATTTTAAGAGATAATATTGTTATTTATGAAGGATATTTAGAGTCTTTACGTCGTTTTAAAGAAGATGTTATAGAAGTGAGAACTAATATAGAATGTGGAATTGGTATTAAAAATTATCATAAAATTCAAATTAGAGATCAAATAGAAGTATTTAAAATTTTTTCTTAA
- the secG gene encoding preprotein translocase subunit SecG: MFSFFTSFFFFIALFLIFLILIQPTEGSESIANIWEVSHPILSKFVSENTIKKITFILAILFFVLCLMLCNLNFLI, translated from the coding sequence ATGTTTTCTTTCTTTACATCTTTTTTTTTTTTTATTGCTTTATTTTTAATTTTTTTAATTTTAATACAACCTACAGAAGGTTCAGAATCAATTGCAAATATTTGGGAAGTTTCGCATCCTATTTTAAGTAAATTTGTAAGTGAAAATACTATTAAAAAAATTACTTTTATATTAGCTATTTTATTTTTTGTTTTATGTTTAATGTTATGTAATTTAAATTTTTTAATATAA
- the rpsI gene encoding 30S ribosomal protein S9, with amino-acid sequence MSKILNYGTGRRKSSSARVFLKKGTGKIFINKCILNKYFSRKTSCMIVIQPLVLINMKDFFDFYITVKGGGISGQAGAIRQGITKALIQYDISLRKDLRDAGFVTRDSRRVERKKFGLRKSRKKPQFSKR; translated from the coding sequence ATGTCTAAAATATTAAATTATGGAACAGGACGAAGAAAAAGTTCTTCAGCAAGAGTTTTTTTAAAAAAAGGAACGGGTAAAATTTTTATTAATAAATGTATATTAAATAAATATTTTAGTCGTAAAACATCTTGTATGATTGTCATACAACCTCTTGTATTAATTAATATGAAAGATTTTTTTGATTTTTATATTACAGTTAAAGGAGGGGGTATTTCTGGTCAAGCTGGAGCTATACGTCAAGGTATAACAAAAGCTTTAATACAATATGATATATCTTTAAGAAAAGATTTACGTGATGCAGGTTTTGTAACTCGTGATTCTCGACGTGTAGAACGTAAAAAATTTGGTTTAAGAAAATCTAGAAAAAAACCACAATTTTCGAAGAGATAA
- the rplM gene encoding 50S ribosomal protein L13: MKSYIAKKNMIQKKWYCIDATDKILGRLSTVIVKYLRGKNKPEYTPNIDVGDYVIVLNASKILVSGKKYKNKIYYHHTGYIGGIKKCTFQDMLQNFPERIIEKSVRGMLPKGILGRCIFKKLKIFSKNVHIHMAQKPIFLNF; the protein is encoded by the coding sequence ATGAAAAGTTATATTGCAAAAAAAAATATGATTCAAAAAAAGTGGTATTGTATAGACGCTACAGATAAAATTTTAGGTAGATTATCTACAGTAATAGTAAAATATTTAAGAGGTAAAAATAAACCAGAATATACACCGAATATAGATGTAGGAGATTATGTTATTGTTTTGAATGCATCAAAAATTTTGGTTAGTGGTAAAAAATATAAAAATAAAATTTATTATCATCATACAGGATATATAGGAGGTATTAAAAAATGTACTTTTCAAGATATGTTACAAAATTTTCCGGAACGAATTATTGAAAAATCTGTACGAGGGATGTTACCAAAAGGAATTTTAGGTCGTTGTATATTTAAAAAATTAAAAATTTTTTCAAAGAATGTACATATTCATATGGCACAAAAACCAATTTTTTTAAATTTTTAA
- the rplU gene encoding 50S ribosomal protein L21 → MYAILKHYNQQYKVKIGQTIRLEKINEKIGKIIFFKEILLISIKNHVFFGDPIIKKSYISGKIKKHGKNKKIKIIKFNRRKHYKKTQGHRQKYTEVLIEKIIYTK, encoded by the coding sequence ATGTATGCTATTTTAAAACATTATAATCAACAATATAAAGTTAAAATTGGACAAACAATTCGTTTAGAAAAAATTAATGAAAAAATAGGAAAAATAATATTTTTTAAAGAAATTTTATTAATTTCTATTAAAAATCATGTTTTTTTTGGAGATCCAATAATTAAAAAATCTTATATTTCCGGAAAAATTAAAAAACATGGTAAAAATAAAAAAATTAAAATTATAAAATTTAATAGAAGAAAACATTATAAAAAAACACAAGGGCATAGACAAAAATATACTGAAGTTTTAATAGAAAAAATTATTTATACTAAATAA
- a CDS encoding prephenate dehydratase domain-containing protein: MNTTHSLKLYRNGINNIDHQILKLLSQREKLSINIVLEKIKNKINIYDPIREKELFSILEKKSNLYKLDPIFIKKLFLIIIQNSVLLQKKFKTEIKKKKKICKLLGPEGSYSHIAFNKLLISNTENLIPKFYKSFSEINTSLQEKKNFLLLPLENNITGIISEVYQLLKKKKLYIKKEIYLEIKHYLLSYQNLSFHKIQHIYSHKQPFLQCSKFLKNFPTWKKYFCNSTSEAIKKTFKKKNSVVLGNYLGKNLYNLFTLSKNISNQKKNITRFVFVTSKKPYFFLKKKFKITIMFQLYNYKHKINKILNILSQYKCIVLKLLSNLQNKNILKKIFLLDLQTFQINLDVKKIFSKIKKITHSFQILGTSKIN; this comes from the coding sequence ATGAATACTACGCATTCATTAAAATTATATAGAAATGGAATCAATAATATTGATCATCAAATTTTAAAACTTTTATCACAAAGAGAAAAATTATCCATTAATATTGTATTAGAAAAAATTAAAAATAAAATTAATATATATGATCCAATTCGTGAAAAAGAATTGTTTTCTATTTTAGAAAAAAAAAGTAATTTATATAAATTAGATCCTATTTTTATAAAAAAATTATTTTTAATTATTATTCAAAATTCAGTTCTTCTACAAAAAAAATTTAAAACAGAAATAAAAAAAAAAAAAAAAATATGTAAATTATTAGGACCTGAAGGCTCATATTCACATATTGCATTTAACAAACTTTTAATTTCAAATACTGAAAATTTAATTCCAAAATTTTATAAAAGTTTTTCTGAAATAAATACTTCATTACAAGAAAAAAAAAATTTTTTATTATTACCATTAGAAAATAATATTACAGGAATTATTTCTGAAGTATATCAATTATTAAAAAAAAAAAAATTATATATTAAAAAAGAAATTTATCTTGAAATTAAACATTATTTGTTATCATATCAAAATTTATCATTTCATAAAATTCAACATATTTATAGTCATAAACAACCTTTTCTACAATGTTCAAAATTTTTAAAAAATTTTCCTACTTGGAAAAAATATTTTTGTAATAGCACCTCAGAAGCTATAAAAAAAACTTTTAAAAAAAAAAACTCAGTGGTTTTAGGTAATTATCTAGGTAAAAATTTATATAATTTATTTACATTATCCAAAAATATTTCTAATCAAAAAAAAAATATTACACGTTTTGTTTTTGTCACATCAAAAAAACCTTATTTTTTTTTAAAAAAAAAATTTAAAATTACTATAATGTTTCAATTATATAATTATAAACATAAAATAAATAAAATTTTAAATATACTTTCACAATATAAATGTATTGTTTTAAAATTATTAAGTAATTTACAAAACAAAAATATCTTAAAAAAAATATTTTTATTAGATTTACAAACATTTCAAATAAATCTAGATGTAAAAAAAATATTTTCTAAAATTAAAAAAATTACACATTCTTTTCAAATTCTAGGAACTTCTAAAATAAATTAA
- the nusA gene encoding transcription termination factor NusA, with protein MKKEILTVVELVANEKSLPREKIFDALEKALEMATKKKYNKDIEIRIHINRKKGTFKTYRRWLVVYNVSYPTKEITLEAAKFENKCIKINEYIEDCISSIKFDRIATQIAKQVIVRKVREAERSMLVEKFRKKRGTIIRGIVRKITRDHIILDLGKDLDGILLKEEMLPRENFRIGDRIRGILYKIITDTYKSQLFISRTKIEMLIELLRIEVPEIGESLIEIKSIARDPGFRSKVAVQTKDKNIDPVGACVGIRGARVQSISNELYGERIDIILWDQDFSKFVINSMSPATVTSLIFNPEKNIVNIAVETINLAQAIGRNGQNVRLASQLTGWEFNIMTIEDLKNLDHIPYKNIIKIFKKVLNLNTDLINILIKFGIFSLEILSKIDIFQFSLIPEISKDILLKLQIKAKNFLLKNNNEKIKMLNAEKFLKNFLKLKGMNNLIAIQLINKKIYTIKQLSNLCIEDLKNIPNLNLIQANDLITQARKIY; from the coding sequence ATGAAAAAAGAAATTTTAACTGTAGTAGAGTTAGTTGCTAATGAAAAATCTCTTCCACGAGAAAAAATTTTTGATGCTTTAGAAAAAGCATTAGAAATGGCAACAAAAAAAAAATATAATAAGGATATTGAAATTAGAATACATATTAATCGTAAAAAAGGTACTTTTAAAACTTATCGTCGTTGGTTAGTAGTATATAATGTAAGTTATCCTACTAAAGAAATTACTTTAGAAGCAGCTAAATTTGAAAATAAATGTATTAAAATTAATGAATATATAGAAGATTGTATTTCTTCTATAAAATTTGATCGTATAGCTACTCAAATAGCTAAACAGGTGATTGTTCGTAAAGTACGAGAAGCTGAAAGATCTATGTTAGTAGAAAAATTTAGAAAAAAAAGAGGTACAATTATTCGTGGTATTGTTAGAAAAATTACTAGAGATCATATAATATTAGATTTAGGAAAAGATCTTGACGGAATACTATTAAAAGAAGAAATGTTACCAAGAGAAAATTTTAGAATAGGGGATCGAATTCGTGGTATTTTATATAAAATAATCACAGACACATATAAATCACAATTGTTTATTAGTCGTACTAAAATAGAAATGCTTATAGAATTATTAAGAATTGAAGTTCCAGAAATTGGAGAATCTTTAATAGAAATTAAATCTATAGCTCGAGATCCTGGATTTCGTTCTAAAGTTGCTGTACAAACTAAAGATAAAAATATAGATCCGGTCGGTGCGTGTGTGGGAATTCGTGGAGCGAGAGTTCAATCTATTTCTAATGAATTATATGGTGAAAGAATAGATATTATTTTATGGGATCAGGATTTTTCAAAATTTGTGATAAATTCTATGTCTCCGGCGACTGTTACTTCTTTAATTTTTAATCCGGAAAAAAATATTGTGAATATTGCAGTAGAAACAATAAATTTAGCTCAAGCTATTGGTAGAAATGGTCAAAATGTACGTTTAGCTTCACAATTAACAGGTTGGGAATTTAACATAATGACAATTGAAGATTTGAAAAATTTAGATCATATACCATATAAAAATATTATTAAAATTTTTAAAAAAGTCTTAAATTTAAATACAGATTTAATTAATATTTTAATAAAATTTGGTATTTTTTCTCTTGAAATATTATCAAAAATAGATATTTTTCAATTTTCTTTAATACCAGAAATTTCAAAAGATATATTGTTAAAATTACAAATTAAAGCAAAAAATTTTTTATTAAAAAATAATAATGAAAAAATAAAAATGTTAAACGCAGAGAAATTTTTAAAAAATTTTTTAAAATTAAAAGGTATGAATAATTTAATTGCTATTCAATTAATTAATAAAAAAATTTATACAATTAAACAATTATCAAATTTATGTATTGAAGATTTAAAAAATATACCAAATTTAAATCTTATTCAAGCTAATGATTTAATTACTCAAGCACGTAAAATTTATTAG